A genome region from Sphaeramia orbicularis chromosome 19, fSphaOr1.1, whole genome shotgun sequence includes the following:
- the cdk5r1b gene encoding cyclin-dependent kinase 5 activator 1b isoform X1, protein MGTVLSLSPSYRKAALFEDGPATVGHYTAVQNSKNAKDKNLKRHSLINVLPWKRIVAVSAKKKGSKKVQPNGTYQNNVTHLNNENLKKSQSCANLSTFTQDQSTPALTKSSNNTTSSVKKAPLTNSNVAPGTPKRVIVQASTSELLRCLGEFLCRRCYRLKHLSPTDPVLWLRSVDRSLLLQGWQDQGFITPANVVFVYMLCRDVVSSEVATEHELQAVLLTCLYLSYSYMGNEISYPLKPFLVESSKETFWDRCLSIINLMSAKMLQINSDPHYFTQVFADLKNESQKEEERSRLLIGLDRRVRAIA, encoded by the coding sequence ATGGGAACCGTGCTGTCTTTGTCACCTAGCTACCGAAAGGCGGCTCTGTTTGAAGATGGACCGGCCACCGTGGGCCACTACACAGCTGTCCAGAACAGCAAGAATGCCAAAGACAAGAACCTGAAGCGGCATTCGCTCATCAATGTGCTCCCATGGAAGCGGATTGTAGCGGTGTCTGCTAAGAAGAAAGGCTCCAAAAAAGTGCAGCCTAATGGCACCTACCAGAACAATGTAACGCACCTGAACAATGAGAACCTGAAGAAGTCACAATCCTGTGCCAATCTATCCACCTTCACACAGGATCAAAGCACTCCAGCTCTCACCAAGAGCTCCAATAACACAACATCATCTGTGAAGAAGGCACCCTTAACCAACTCCAATGTGGCCCCTGGGACCCCTAAGCGAGTGATTGTCCAGGCCTCCACCAGTGAGCTGCTGCGCTGCCTTGGGGAGTTTTTGTGCAGACGTTGCTACCGGCTGAAACACCTGTCACCTACTGACCCAGTGCTGTGGCTACGCAGTGTGGACCGCTCCCTGCTGCTCCAGGGCTGGCAGGACCAGGGATTCATCACTCCTGCAAATGTGGTCTTTGTCTACATGCTGTGCCGTGACGTGGTCTCCTCTGAGGTGGCCACAGAGCATGAGCTGCAAGCAGTTCTGCTTACCTGTCTCTACCTGTCTTATTCATACATGGGCAATGAGATCTCCTACCCTCTGAAGCCCTTCTTGGTGGAGAGCTCCAAGGAAACCTTCTGGGACCGCTGCCTATCCATCATCAACCTGATGAGCGCAAAGATGCTCCAAATCAACTCAGACCCGCACTACTTCACTCAGGTGTTTGCTGACCTGAAGAACGAGagccagaaggaggaggagaggagccgCCTGCTCATTGGCCTGGACCG
- the cdk5r1b gene encoding cyclin-dependent kinase 5 activator 1b isoform X2, with the protein MGTVLSLSPSYRKAALFEDGPATVGHYTAVQNSKNAKDKNLKRHSLINVLPWKRIVAVSAKKKGSKKVQPNGTYQNNVTHLNNENLKKSQSCANLSTFTQDQSTPALTKSSNNTTSSVKKAPLTNSNVAPGTPKRVIVQASTSELLRCLGEFLCRRCYRLKHLSPTDPVLWLRSVDRSLLLQGWQDQGFITPANVVFVYMLCRDVVSSEVATEHELQAVLLTCLYLSYSYMGNEISYPLKPFLVESSKETFWDRCLSIINLMSAKMLQINSDPHYFTQVFADLKNESQKEEERSRLLIGLDR; encoded by the coding sequence ATGGGAACCGTGCTGTCTTTGTCACCTAGCTACCGAAAGGCGGCTCTGTTTGAAGATGGACCGGCCACCGTGGGCCACTACACAGCTGTCCAGAACAGCAAGAATGCCAAAGACAAGAACCTGAAGCGGCATTCGCTCATCAATGTGCTCCCATGGAAGCGGATTGTAGCGGTGTCTGCTAAGAAGAAAGGCTCCAAAAAAGTGCAGCCTAATGGCACCTACCAGAACAATGTAACGCACCTGAACAATGAGAACCTGAAGAAGTCACAATCCTGTGCCAATCTATCCACCTTCACACAGGATCAAAGCACTCCAGCTCTCACCAAGAGCTCCAATAACACAACATCATCTGTGAAGAAGGCACCCTTAACCAACTCCAATGTGGCCCCTGGGACCCCTAAGCGAGTGATTGTCCAGGCCTCCACCAGTGAGCTGCTGCGCTGCCTTGGGGAGTTTTTGTGCAGACGTTGCTACCGGCTGAAACACCTGTCACCTACTGACCCAGTGCTGTGGCTACGCAGTGTGGACCGCTCCCTGCTGCTCCAGGGCTGGCAGGACCAGGGATTCATCACTCCTGCAAATGTGGTCTTTGTCTACATGCTGTGCCGTGACGTGGTCTCCTCTGAGGTGGCCACAGAGCATGAGCTGCAAGCAGTTCTGCTTACCTGTCTCTACCTGTCTTATTCATACATGGGCAATGAGATCTCCTACCCTCTGAAGCCCTTCTTGGTGGAGAGCTCCAAGGAAACCTTCTGGGACCGCTGCCTATCCATCATCAACCTGATGAGCGCAAAGATGCTCCAAATCAACTCAGACCCGCACTACTTCACTCAGGTGTTTGCTGACCTGAAGAACGAGagccagaaggaggaggagaggagccgCCTGCTCATTGGCCTGGACCGGTGA